The sequence below is a genomic window from Nitrospinota bacterium.
CACCTCGTAGGTCGCCGCCCGGTCAAAGAGAAAAACGAGGGTGGAAAACTCGGGATCCCCCGTCAACGTGGCGGTTTCGATCTTTATCGCCGGCTTCGATGCCGGCCCGTCCGATATCGGCGCGGGGGCGGCGTATAGCTGCTGCGGGAGAAATCCCGCCAGGATAACCGCTATCAATAACCGCGCTCTTTGCATGAATAAACCTCTTCCGGTTATTGAAGGGAGCAATATGCGCGCCATTCGACCCATTCCACTTTATCGGCAATCCGCCAAAAGGGGTTTAGGGGAAAATCCCCCATCCCGTGGCAAAAAATGCATATATTTTCAATATATTGCTTATCGGCAAAGCCGCTCCTCCCCTTTATTGTAAATGAGGGCGGCAAACGAAAAAAGTGGCGGCCACGGCGTCAGCCATTTGACGGGTGGCGGGGATTAAACTTTTTTTGGCGTGGCGATACCTTGCACCGCTCGGATATCAAATAGAGAGTTATCCCCTCATTGACCGGGCCTATGCGTGTCGCTCCCCCATTTCCCGTCCCCCCTGCATTACAATAAACGAATGGCGTATATTCCATCGTTTGTCACGGCAAGCCGTGAAGGGCGTCTCCCCGCCATTGTTGAACGACTTTACGCCCTCATGGACAAATGTGGCCTCTGCCCGCGCCGATGCAAAGTAAACCGTCGCGCGGGTGAAACAGGCGTTTGCGGCGCTTCCGCGCAACTGGTCATCTCCAGCGCCTTTGCGCATTTTGGAGAGGAACCGCCGCTGACGGGCATGTTCGGTTCCGGCACCGTCTTCCTTGCCCACTGTTCCTTGCGTTGCGCTTTCTGCCAAAATTTCGACATCAGCCACGGCGGAAGCGGCCATGCATGTTCGCCGCCGGAGTTGGCCGATATCATGCTGGGTCTCCAGCGGCAGGGATGCCATAACATCAACTTTGTCACCCCCACCCATTACGCGCCGCAAATAGTGGAAGCGCTCGGCACGGCGGCGGCAAAAGGGCTTGAGCTTCCAGTAGTCTGGAACTGCGGCGGTTATGAGTCGATGGAAGCGCTCCGCCTGCTTGACGGAGTAGTGGACATCTATATGCCGGATGTCAAATTCTTCGATAAGAATTCGGCAAAAAAATATTACAAAGCGCCAGATTACCCGGAAACAATCAAGGCCGCGCTGAAGGAAATGCGCCGCCAAGCGGGGGACTTGGCGCTTGATCCGCGCGGCATTGCCCAAAAAGGGCTTTTAATACGGCACCTGGTTATGCCCAACGGCGGGGCCGATACGGCGGAAATTCTTAAGTACATAGCGGAGGAAATCTCCATCGACAGCTATGTAAACATCATGGACCAATATCGTCCGCTGTACCGGGCAAATAAATTTCCGGAAATAAACCGGCGGCCGACGAGTGGGGAATTCGAGGCGGCAATTGCCACCGCC
It includes:
- a CDS encoding radical SAM protein, which produces MAYIPSFVTASREGRLPAIVERLYALMDKCGLCPRRCKVNRRAGETGVCGASAQLVISSAFAHFGEEPPLTGMFGSGTVFLAHCSLRCAFCQNFDISHGGSGHACSPPELADIMLGLQRQGCHNINFVTPTHYAPQIVEALGTAAAKGLELPVVWNCGGYESMEALRLLDGVVDIYMPDVKFFDKNSAKKYYKAPDYPETIKAALKEMRRQAGDLALDPRGIAQKGLLIRHLVMPNGGADTAEILKYIAEEISIDSYVNIMDQYRPLYRANKFPEINRRPTSGEFEAAIATARQLGLHRGF